The proteins below are encoded in one region of Micromonospora sp. DSM 45708:
- a CDS encoding helix-turn-helix transcriptional regulator translates to MSDTRSQSPAGPTPAIRVAVLGAPGLCRTLVAGVVAAAADFEVVAEGDTDAGDLCRLADLALLDLHPEDEPATVVAALRAAAPACAVVVLTNRPSARVLRLVLHLCVRGVVAKDVPPEEMLAQLRAVAQGRRAIDPLTAAAALDTAVNPLSERERQVAATAAKGLPSREIAALLHLAPGTVRNHLSSLLRKTGGRNRWEAVQRAQEAGWI, encoded by the coding sequence GTGAGTGATACTCGTAGCCAGTCACCAGCCGGTCCGACACCGGCGATCCGGGTCGCCGTGCTCGGCGCACCCGGCCTGTGCCGGACGCTCGTGGCCGGGGTGGTCGCGGCGGCGGCCGACTTCGAGGTGGTGGCCGAGGGCGACACGGACGCCGGCGACCTGTGCCGCCTCGCCGACCTGGCGCTGCTCGACCTCCACCCGGAGGACGAGCCGGCGACCGTGGTCGCGGCGCTGCGCGCCGCCGCACCGGCCTGCGCGGTGGTGGTGTTGACGAACCGGCCGAGCGCCCGGGTGCTGCGACTGGTGCTGCACCTGTGCGTGCGTGGGGTGGTCGCCAAGGACGTGCCGCCGGAGGAGATGCTCGCCCAGTTGCGGGCCGTCGCCCAGGGGCGGCGCGCCATCGACCCGCTGACCGCCGCCGCCGCCCTGGACACCGCCGTCAACCCGCTCAGCGAACGGGAGCGGCAGGTGGCCGCCACCGCCGCGAAGGGTCTGCCCAGCCGGGAGATCGCCGCGTTGCTGCACCTCGCTCCCGGGACGGTCCGCAACCATCTGTCCAGCCTGCTGCGCAAGACCGGCGGACGGAACCGCTGGGAGGCGGTGCAACGCGCCCAGGAGGCCGGCTGGATCTGA
- a CDS encoding aminotransferase-like domain-containing protein: protein MNDGSAIDRVVHHLRRLALAAAPGTRLPSVRELTAHHHTSPVTVAEATRRLVAEGLVETRSGRGAFVAARRAEPPRPDLSWQTVALGPRRSGGEEMQALLALPPAGAIPLTGGYLDADLQPAAALGAALARAARHPAAWQRGPVEGRADLRSFFARETGGGLRAEDMVICPGGQAALASTLRALTVPGDTLLVESPTYLGALATARAAGLRVVPVPADADGVRPDQLAAAFARTGARLFYCQPLHANPHGATLSPARRAEVATAIREAGAFLVEDDYARDLTIDGEAPPPLAADDPDGHVVYLRSLTKPAAPGLRIAALGARGPAGERLRAARLLDDFFVAGPLQQAALEFLAAPARDRHRRTLRKELRARRDALLAALDRHLPELTPPDVPRGGLHLWVRLPDGTDDVAVTATAAAEGVTVFPGRPWFAAEPPAPHLRLTYAAARPEAMDEAVRRLAVALGR from the coding sequence ATGAATGATGGTAGCGCTATCGACCGGGTTGTCCACCACCTGCGCCGGCTGGCGTTGGCCGCCGCGCCCGGCACGCGGCTGCCGTCGGTGCGGGAGCTGACCGCCCACCATCACACCTCCCCGGTGACCGTCGCCGAGGCGACCCGGCGGCTCGTCGCCGAGGGCCTGGTCGAGACGCGATCGGGTCGGGGCGCGTTCGTGGCGGCCCGGCGCGCCGAACCGCCCCGCCCGGACCTGTCCTGGCAGACCGTCGCGTTGGGCCCCCGGCGGTCCGGCGGGGAGGAGATGCAGGCGCTCCTGGCGTTGCCGCCGGCCGGGGCCATCCCGTTGACCGGCGGCTACCTGGACGCGGACCTCCAGCCGGCCGCCGCGCTCGGCGCGGCGCTCGCCCGCGCGGCCCGCCACCCGGCGGCGTGGCAGCGCGGTCCGGTGGAGGGGCGGGCGGACCTGCGCTCCTTCTTCGCCCGCGAAACCGGCGGCGGCCTGCGCGCCGAGGACATGGTGATCTGCCCGGGCGGGCAGGCCGCGCTCGCGTCCACCCTGCGGGCGCTCACCGTCCCCGGCGACACGCTGCTGGTCGAGTCCCCCACCTACCTGGGCGCGCTGGCCACCGCGCGCGCCGCCGGGCTGCGGGTGGTGCCGGTGCCCGCCGACGCCGACGGGGTACGCCCCGACCAGCTCGCCGCCGCGTTCGCCCGCACCGGCGCCCGGTTGTTCTACTGCCAGCCGCTGCACGCCAACCCGCACGGCGCGACGCTCAGCCCCGCGCGGCGGGCCGAGGTGGCGACCGCGATCCGCGAGGCGGGCGCGTTCCTGGTCGAGGACGACTACGCCCGTGACCTGACCATCGACGGCGAGGCGCCGCCGCCTTTGGCCGCCGACGACCCGGACGGGCACGTGGTCTACCTGCGGTCGCTGACCAAGCCCGCCGCGCCCGGCCTGCGGATCGCCGCGCTGGGCGCGCGGGGACCGGCCGGGGAGCGCCTGCGCGCCGCGCGGCTGCTCGACGACTTCTTCGTGGCCGGGCCGCTGCAACAGGCCGCGCTGGAGTTCCTCGCCGCGCCGGCCCGGGACCGGCACCGCCGTACGCTGCGCAAGGAGCTGCGGGCCCGCCGGGACGCGCTGCTCGCGGCGCTGGACCGCCACCTGCCGGAACTGACCCCGCCCGACGTTCCCCGCGGCGGCCTGCACCTGTGGGTCCGGTTGCCGGACGGCACCGACGACGTCGCGGTGACCGCGACGGCCGCCGCCGAGGGGGTCACCGTGTTCCCCGGACGGCCCTGGTTCGCCGCCGAACCGCCGGCGCCGCACCTGCGCCTCACCTACGCCGCCGCCCGGCCGGAGGCGATGGACGAGGCGGTCCGCCGGCTGGCCGTCGCACTGGGACGCTGA
- a CDS encoding DMT family transporter — protein sequence MTAQSSATDPTTVTARPGAGIALGALGVLAFSMSLPATRVAVHTLDPWFVAFGRAVGAALLAAAYLRATRAPRPTPGQWRRLAVVALGVVVGFPLFTSLALTTQTSAHGAVVVTVLPAMTAVFAVLRAGERPPPLFWYASAAGLALVLAFLATGGSMRGTLSLADLFLLAAVVLCGLGYAEGGVLARQLGGARTICWALLLSLPVTIPIAAVAAVAHHPRAGAAGWTAFGYLTLVSMFLGFFAWYAGLARGGIAKVSQIQLVQPVLTLVWSALLLGEAITPAAVVVAGALLACVVLIQRTRGVARPRGHARPHPQRAGQR from the coding sequence ATGACGGCCCAGAGTAGCGCTACTGACCCCACGACGGTAACGGCCCGGCCGGGCGCCGGCATCGCGCTCGGCGCGCTGGGCGTGCTGGCGTTCAGCATGTCGCTCCCGGCCACCCGCGTCGCCGTGCACACGCTCGACCCGTGGTTCGTCGCGTTCGGACGGGCCGTCGGCGCGGCGCTGCTCGCGGCGGCGTACCTGCGAGCGACCCGGGCCCCGCGCCCCACCCCGGGCCAGTGGCGGCGGCTGGCCGTCGTCGCGCTCGGCGTGGTCGTCGGCTTCCCGCTGTTCACGTCGCTCGCGCTCACCACGCAGACCTCCGCGCACGGCGCGGTCGTCGTCACCGTGCTGCCCGCCATGACGGCGGTCTTCGCGGTGCTCCGGGCCGGCGAACGACCGCCACCGCTGTTCTGGTACGCCAGCGCCGCCGGGCTGGCGCTGGTGCTCGCGTTCCTCGCCACCGGCGGTTCGATGCGCGGCACGCTCTCCCTGGCGGACCTGTTCCTGCTCGCCGCCGTCGTGCTGTGCGGCCTCGGGTACGCCGAGGGCGGGGTCCTGGCCCGTCAGCTCGGTGGCGCCCGGACGATCTGCTGGGCGTTGCTGCTCTCGCTGCCCGTCACGATCCCGATCGCGGCGGTGGCCGCGGTCGCCCACCACCCACGGGCGGGCGCCGCCGGCTGGACCGCGTTCGGCTACCTCACGCTGGTCTCGATGTTCCTCGGCTTCTTCGCCTGGTACGCCGGGCTGGCCCGGGGCGGCATCGCCAAGGTGAGCCAGATCCAGCTCGTCCAGCCGGTGCTCACGCTGGTCTGGTCGGCGCTGCTGCTCGGTGAGGCGATCACCCCGGCCGCCGTCGTCGTGGCGGGGGC
- a CDS encoding response regulator transcription factor encodes MVRTLLAFKGRLVRGALAHLLAAQGDIDVVAEADTPHAVRAALLSERPDVTVVDIDVVPVNQLTRLAAAADGSHGGRLLVLVDQHRAGRLRAMFAEHRGWIGFLNRDVPPDRIAEGVRQVADGQVVLDPDLVVAALEMADNPLTPREREVLDVVAEGLPVREIAQKLGVSPGTVRNHLSHIMAKTGARTRWEAVRTARDACWI; translated from the coding sequence ATGGTCCGCACGTTGCTCGCGTTCAAGGGACGGCTGGTCCGGGGCGCACTCGCCCACCTGCTGGCCGCCCAGGGCGACATCGACGTGGTCGCCGAGGCGGACACCCCCCACGCCGTCCGGGCCGCGCTGCTCAGCGAACGCCCCGACGTGACAGTGGTCGACATCGACGTCGTACCGGTGAACCAGCTCACCCGGCTCGCCGCCGCGGCCGACGGCAGCCACGGCGGCCGGCTGCTGGTGCTGGTGGACCAGCATCGGGCCGGGCGGCTGCGCGCGATGTTCGCCGAGCATCGCGGGTGGATCGGCTTCCTCAACCGCGACGTGCCGCCCGACCGGATCGCCGAGGGGGTCCGGCAGGTCGCCGACGGTCAGGTCGTGCTCGACCCGGACCTGGTCGTCGCCGCGCTCGAGATGGCCGACAATCCGTTGACCCCCCGGGAGCGGGAGGTGCTGGACGTGGTCGCCGAGGGCCTGCCGGTCCGCGAGATCGCGCAGAAGCTGGGCGTCTCACCGGGGACGGTCCGCAACCACCTGTCGCACATCATGGCGAAGACCGGCGCCCGGACCCGCTGGGAAGCGGTGCGGACCGCTCGGGACGCCTGCTGGATCTGA